One window of Akkermansia biwaensis genomic DNA carries:
- a CDS encoding thioredoxin family protein produces the protein MRQGAFIVISGLLLAALAGCDDSNDRRSRYAEKKPAPRPLERNFDPPRQVLPPSAPKKKEPAWMDYRGEDMRQLTELSGRRVLVVFYAPWSSQAMQYVQAVKSYAEAQDGKAFAVLIDADAHPELARKYDLEAVPLTVLYLEGMKLREMVGGVSAARLDQLIEQTVRVE, from the coding sequence ATGAGGCAGGGAGCGTTTATAGTGATCAGCGGGCTGTTGCTGGCCGCACTGGCCGGCTGCGACGATTCCAATGACCGGCGTTCCCGCTATGCGGAGAAGAAGCCCGCTCCGCGTCCGCTGGAGCGGAATTTTGACCCTCCCAGACAGGTATTGCCGCCTTCCGCCCCCAAAAAGAAGGAACCCGCATGGATGGATTACCGGGGGGAGGACATGCGGCAGTTGACGGAACTTTCCGGGCGCAGGGTGCTGGTCGTCTTTTACGCCCCGTGGAGTTCCCAGGCCATGCAGTACGTCCAGGCGGTCAAATCCTATGCCGAGGCGCAGGATGGGAAGGCCTTTGCCGTATTGATTGACGCGGACGCGCATCCGGAGCTGGCCCGCAAGTACGATCTGGAGGCGGTTCCGCTGACGGTCCTGTATCTGGAGGGAATGAAGCTCCGTGAGATGGTGGGAGGCGTTTCAGCGGCCCGTCTGGACCAGTTGATCGAACAGACCGTGCGGGTGGAATAA
- a CDS encoding TIGR02206 family membrane protein has protein sequence MSHWAALAVLLAAGLCLVELGQSYKKSVRNRTTFWLGTACLLSLVPDLIALLADEPDKSWEWLLPLHFCSVMQVACALSLWIPSRILRSIVYYCVLCATLQGLVTPSVAHDFPSWTYFAFFFSHGVTVIAALYLPLALQWKPARWDFLWALLFANLYLAAVHPVNKFLGTNYGFTVSTPASGSVLDLLGAWPWYLLWMQIPALILMYLLTLPFRHYPKGRTGSSLFRN, from the coding sequence ATGTCCCATTGGGCGGCCCTGGCCGTTCTGCTGGCGGCGGGCCTGTGCCTTGTGGAACTGGGGCAGTCCTACAAAAAATCCGTCAGAAACCGCACGACATTCTGGCTGGGGACCGCATGCCTGTTGAGCCTGGTTCCGGACCTGATCGCCCTGCTTGCCGACGAACCGGACAAATCCTGGGAGTGGTTGCTGCCCCTTCACTTCTGCTCCGTGATGCAGGTGGCGTGCGCCCTGAGCCTCTGGATACCTTCCCGCATTCTGCGCTCCATCGTGTACTACTGCGTGCTGTGCGCCACTCTTCAGGGGCTGGTGACGCCTTCCGTGGCCCACGACTTCCCGTCATGGACGTACTTCGCCTTCTTCTTCTCCCACGGCGTTACGGTCATTGCGGCTCTCTACCTGCCCCTGGCCCTGCAATGGAAGCCGGCGCGGTGGGACTTCCTGTGGGCCCTCCTCTTCGCCAACCTGTATCTGGCCGCGGTGCATCCCGTCAACAAATTCCTGGGCACCAATTACGGCTTTACGGTCTCCACGCCCGCCTCCGGATCCGTGCTGGACCTGCTGGGGGCGTGGCCCTGGTACCTGCTGTGGATGCAGATTCCGGCCCTGATCCTGATGTACCTGCTCACACTGCCCTTCCGCCATTATCCCAAGGGCCGTACGGGCAGTTCCCTGTTCCGGAACTGA
- a CDS encoding glycoside hydrolase family 16 protein, with translation MFPYLYLFLPAGAVFYFLLHLFPGIPAHPPAAQPSVPLPSGYALSWNDEFGGASLDMEKWFYRQTGPRHDAVNTPEAVSAGNGILSIRTYTENGKHHTGMIATKKKSLDRTYGFYEASIEFTGDRNASSGMWSAFWLQSDTISTVGNTGKYGTEIDIVEYRPNPANGYETNQAIHYHGYGEHHKSAAKQHKIGLLEGYHTYGVLRTAGGYTFYMDGKEVWKTQEALSCIPEYIILSSEIRDKNWAGDIPANGYGSRDKSPTAMNVDYVRVYSLPDSYRTAPDGKWSDRQWETVLPSGRKIARLAPPDGANVWFNRERTSSLLLDRDAVVDSLTVGKGKFFHLEGRDKTLVVRSGIAALERIDMVFDTKMALEGGDVAWTLFEPYSSLCANGPVHGKGSLILRCGSGTLVNSTFLFNAPVTLQGEMDVKGQVALGPSGSLSISGKTVFRRNSRLVVHLDGKNASPKIKAEGGLELEKNVSLYPEFFYVPEPGDRIILADGLKKTAGGTFFNLPEGRVFDAEIYRDSPLKTSLAGKASLRIHYTDTGILLTVLSVDKTAPSR, from the coding sequence ATGTTTCCATACCTCTACCTGTTTCTCCCCGCCGGAGCGGTCTTTTACTTCCTTCTTCACCTCTTCCCGGGCATCCCTGCCCATCCTCCCGCGGCGCAGCCTTCCGTTCCCCTTCCCTCCGGCTACGCCCTCTCATGGAATGACGAATTCGGAGGCGCGTCCCTTGACATGGAAAAATGGTTCTACCGCCAGACCGGGCCGCGCCACGACGCCGTAAACACCCCGGAGGCCGTCTCCGCGGGCAACGGAATTCTAAGCATCCGCACCTATACGGAAAACGGCAAGCATCATACCGGAATGATCGCCACAAAAAAGAAAAGCCTGGACCGGACATACGGCTTTTACGAGGCTTCCATTGAGTTCACCGGAGACAGGAATGCCTCTTCCGGCATGTGGTCCGCCTTCTGGCTCCAGAGCGACACCATTTCCACCGTGGGCAACACGGGAAAATACGGCACGGAAATAGACATTGTGGAATACAGGCCCAACCCCGCCAACGGATATGAAACCAACCAGGCCATCCACTACCACGGCTACGGGGAACACCACAAATCGGCGGCAAAACAGCACAAAATCGGACTTCTGGAAGGCTATCACACCTACGGCGTGCTCCGGACGGCCGGAGGATACACGTTCTATATGGACGGAAAGGAAGTCTGGAAAACGCAGGAAGCCCTGTCCTGCATTCCGGAATACATCATCCTGAGTTCGGAAATCCGGGATAAAAACTGGGCAGGCGACATCCCCGCAAACGGCTACGGCAGCAGGGACAAAAGCCCAACGGCCATGAACGTGGACTACGTGCGGGTTTACTCCCTGCCCGATTCCTACCGGACCGCGCCCGACGGAAAATGGAGCGACCGCCAATGGGAAACCGTCCTGCCTTCCGGCAGGAAAATCGCCCGGCTGGCGCCCCCGGACGGAGCCAACGTCTGGTTCAACAGGGAAAGGACAAGCAGCCTGCTTCTGGACCGAGACGCCGTCGTGGACTCCCTCACCGTCGGGAAAGGAAAATTCTTCCACCTGGAAGGCAGGGATAAAACGCTGGTCGTACGGAGCGGAATCGCCGCGCTGGAAAGAATAGATATGGTCTTTGACACGAAAATGGCGCTTGAAGGCGGCGATGTCGCCTGGACTCTGTTTGAACCCTATTCCTCCTTGTGCGCCAACGGCCCCGTACACGGAAAAGGCAGCCTGATCCTCCGCTGCGGCAGCGGAACACTCGTGAACTCCACGTTTCTCTTCAACGCCCCCGTCACCCTCCAGGGGGAAATGGACGTGAAAGGGCAAGTCGCTCTCGGTCCTTCCGGGAGCCTGTCCATCTCCGGCAAAACCGTTTTCCGCCGGAATTCCCGTCTTGTCGTTCATCTGGACGGCAAAAATGCGTCTCCCAAAATAAAGGCGGAGGGAGGGCTGGAACTGGAGAAAAACGTTTCCCTGTACCCCGAATTTTTCTATGTCCCGGAACCGGGCGACCGGATCATCCTGGCGGACGGCCTTAAAAAGACCGCCGGGGGAACTTTCTTCAACCTGCCGGAAGGCCGCGTTTTTGACGCTGAAATATACCGTGATTCCCCGTTGAAAACCTCGCTCGCCGGAAAAGCCTCCCTGCGCATCCATTACACGGATACGGGAATTCTGCTGACGGTCCTCTCCGTGGACAAAACGGCCCCCTCCCGTTAA
- a CDS encoding NADase-type glycan-binding domain-containing protein encodes MRLASLICLAGAVGCAPCMAAAPPPQEQPAGEKTRQDAPRHVAVQSIAPVPGLPVPMDLTQADGIRLEALDLTVALKQHQAFLIYTCALDIPKGIKGKTIPVGVPFRYNPPDERANAASPEPIRNLPFTKAVLDAVASVDDLKCDSSLTEGRHQQADAPTMAPVAGIAHWLVAQVPNKPGTHVLTFQFSVPYTQDISITPGTEVRMGEPRLTLLTSPVMTWTGGTPRAVVNVYSSEMTNQSVKLDPSADAKSIVTTPKGVYTWSLLGADGRPYAPSVVLTPGPGWTLDKNGHVTIRGEKGSLTDQYDITASSTLEKDPYGNPCSPDNLKHGQGYWAEGVSGDGQGETLEVKLKNPGRLLGIMLESGISPITLPENDTEARRHPNIAYSMFGRPKSVQVTLNGEYTFDATLRDDWTPQIVIPPYYKAPVHTIRIRIDSIYPGTGTADTYLGVLKPIVR; translated from the coding sequence ATGAGACTGGCTTCTCTCATTTGTCTGGCCGGCGCCGTGGGCTGTGCGCCGTGCATGGCCGCCGCGCCGCCGCCTCAGGAACAGCCCGCTGGGGAAAAGACCCGGCAGGATGCTCCGCGCCATGTCGCGGTCCAGAGCATAGCCCCGGTGCCCGGGTTGCCGGTTCCCATGGATTTGACGCAGGCGGACGGCATCCGCCTGGAGGCCCTGGACCTGACCGTTGCCCTGAAGCAGCACCAGGCTTTCCTGATTTATACCTGTGCCCTGGACATTCCCAAAGGCATCAAGGGGAAAACCATTCCCGTGGGCGTTCCGTTCCGGTACAACCCTCCTGATGAACGGGCCAACGCCGCCAGTCCGGAGCCCATACGCAATCTTCCCTTCACCAAGGCGGTGTTGGATGCCGTGGCGTCCGTGGACGATTTGAAGTGCGATTCCTCCCTTACCGAGGGACGCCACCAGCAGGCGGACGCGCCCACCATGGCTCCCGTGGCCGGCATTGCCCACTGGCTGGTGGCCCAGGTTCCCAATAAGCCGGGAACGCACGTGCTGACTTTTCAGTTTTCCGTGCCTTACACGCAGGATATCAGCATCACCCCAGGAACGGAAGTCAGGATGGGTGAACCGCGCCTGACGCTGCTCACTTCTCCCGTCATGACCTGGACGGGCGGAACGCCCAGGGCGGTGGTGAATGTGTACAGTTCCGAGATGACCAACCAGTCCGTGAAGCTGGACCCTTCCGCCGATGCCAAGTCCATCGTCACGACGCCCAAAGGCGTTTATACCTGGTCCCTGCTGGGGGCGGACGGCCGTCCGTACGCGCCCTCCGTGGTGCTGACTCCCGGCCCAGGCTGGACGCTGGACAAGAATGGCCATGTCACCATCCGCGGGGAGAAGGGTTCCCTGACGGACCAGTACGACATTACGGCCAGTTCCACCCTGGAAAAGGACCCTTACGGCAATCCCTGCTCCCCGGACAATCTGAAACACGGCCAGGGATACTGGGCGGAGGGCGTTTCCGGAGACGGGCAGGGGGAAACCCTGGAGGTGAAGCTTAAGAATCCGGGCCGTTTGCTGGGAATCATGCTGGAATCAGGAATTTCCCCGATAACGCTGCCGGAAAACGATACGGAGGCTCGCCGTCATCCGAATATTGCGTATTCCATGTTCGGCCGTCCCAAAAGCGTCCAGGTAACGCTGAACGGGGAGTACACTTTTGACGCCACCCTGCGGGACGACTGGACGCCGCAGATTGTCATTCCCCCGTATTACAAGGCTCCCGTGCATACCATCAGGATCAGGATAGATTCCATTTATCCCGGGACGGGCACGGCGGATACCTATCTGGGCGTGCTCAAGCCGATCGTGAGATAG